A DNA window from Jaculus jaculus isolate mJacJac1 chromosome 1, mJacJac1.mat.Y.cur, whole genome shotgun sequence contains the following coding sequences:
- the Gpr21 gene encoding probable G-protein coupled receptor 21, protein MNFTWDGNQSSRPFCLLAFGYLETVSFCLLEVLIIVFLTILIISGNIIVIFVFHCAPLLNHHTTSYFIQTMAYADLLVGVSCLVPSLSLLHYTLPIEESVTCQIFGFVVSVLKSVSMASLACISIDRYIAITKPLTYNTLVTPWRLRLCIFLIWLYSTLVFLPSFFHWGKPGYHGDVFQWCAESWHTDPYFTLFIVMMLYAPAALIVCFTYFNIFRICQQHTKEISKRQARFSSQSGETGEVQGCPDKRYAMVLFRITSVFYILWLPYIIYFLLESSTGHSNRFASFLTTWLAISNSFCNCIIYSLSNSVFQRGLKHLSGAVCTSCASQTTAKDPYTVRSKGPTNGCNI, encoded by the coding sequence ATGAACTTCACCTGGGATGGTAATCAGAGCAGCCGCCCTTTTTGTCTCTTGGCATTTGGCTACTTGGAAACTGTCAGTTTTTGCCTTTTGGAAGTGCTGATTATTGTTTTTCTGACCATATTAATTATATCTGGCAACATTATTGTGATTTTCGTATTTCACTGTGCACCTTTATTGAACCATCACACAACAAGTTATTTTATCCAGACAATGGCATATGCTGACCTCTTGGTTGGGGTTAGCTGCCTGGTCCCTTCTTTGTCACTCCTCCACTACACCCTTCCAATTGAAGAGTCTGTGACTTGCCAGATATTTGGTTTTGTGGTATCAGTTCTGAAGAGTGTGTCCATGGCTTCTCTAGCCTGTATTAGTATCGATAGATACATTGCCATCACTAAACCATTAACCTATAACACCCTGGTTACACCCTGGAGACTGCGCCTGTGTATTTTTCTGATTTGGCTGTATTCCACCCTGGttttcctgccttcctttttCCATTGGGGCAAACCTGGATATCATGGAGATGTGTTTCAGTGGTGTGCAGAGTCCTGGCATACCGACCCCTACTTCACCTTGTTCATTGTGATGATGTTGTATGCCCCAGCAGCTCTCATTGTCTGCTTCACGTATTTCAACATCTTCCGCATCTGTCAACAGCACACAAAGGAAATCAGCAAAAGGCAAGCTCGCTTCAGCAGCCAGAGTGGGGAGACAGGGGAAGTACAGGGCTGTCCTGATAAGCGTTATGCTATGGTCCTGTTCCGAATCACTAGTGTATTTTATATCCTCTGGTTGCCATATATTATCTACTTTTTGCTGGAGAGTTCCACTGGCCACAGCAACCGCTTTGCATCCTTCTTGACCACCTGGCTTGCTATCAGTAACAGTTTTTGCAACTGTATTATTTACAGTCTCTCCAACAGTGTTTTCCAAAGGGGACTAAAGCACCTCTCAGGGGCTGTGTGTACTTCTTGTGCAAGTCAGACTACAGCCAAGGACCCTTATACAGTTAGGAGCAAAGGCCCCACTAATGGATGTAACATTTAA